One genomic region from Amycolatopsis sp. FBCC-B4732 encodes:
- the cydD gene encoding thiol reductant ABC exporter subunit CydD — translation MKPLDPRLLRHASAVRPFVLACAALGVLTAMLVLAQAELLAKTITWAFLDGLAVRDLLVPLGMLVLVVLARAGITWLSETTAHRAAARALSQLRDTVITAALRIGPRRADRSPAEIAALATHGVDRLEGYFARYLPQLLIAAVVPLVVGTRILFADWIAAVVVGLTVPLIPVFMILIGVYTQRDVRRQWQTLSVLGNHFLDLVAGLAELTAFGRARAQLRSLREITEKYRSHTMRTLRVAFLSALALELLATLSVALVAVSIGLRLLAGELDLRTALVVLILAPEVYLPLRAVGARFHDSAEGLAAAEEIIALAGTPSGDHGTGVVPDLARTAVRCEDVTVDGRSGPILDGFSLRLPPGEIVGVTGPSGAGKSTLLDLLLGWRRPDAGRILVGTTDLAGIGRATWHRHLAWVPQQPHLVAGTVAANIRLGSPGATDDAVLAAADTAALDVPLSTVVGELGAGLSTGQRRRVALARAVLLDRPLILLDEPTEGVDAETEAAILERLPKVLARRTAVIVSHHPAVLAHCDRVVSLGGAIPAADSPAAAARPAVRATSPAATKTSTVDFDGPKWRPLLGAIRPHRLRLALACLASTAALGCGVALTATSSWLIASAALHPPVLSLVVAIVAVRTFGLAKGIFRYAERLLSHDVALRALAELRVRVWAQLVRLGPAGTARLRRGDLLHRLVSDVDSQQDVLVRGLVPGVSTFAVLTATAVTLGVLLPGAGFAAALGLTVAGVVAPVVAALAARRAQRETARLRAELTAGTVELLQASADLIAHDAADRRHSRLRELDFAVTSRQRRSAAWRGLGGGMATLGVGLTSIACLTLGIAAAVPGPTLAVLALVPLATAELVAGLPEAAQRLLGASGSARRLAELDALAAPHTTATAAAPPAAELAAQRLSVRWPAAPADAVRNVDLRIGHGRRIALTGRSGAGKSTVLAALMRYLDPSAGRVLLDDTDTLRCDGDSVRDRIAWCGPETHLFDSTLRENLRLARPAAPDADLRAALELAQLGAWLSRLPDGLDTALGTHGTPVSGGERQRIGVARALLSDRPILLLDEPTAHLDAPTAAALADDVLAATEGRSTLVVTHRPAEFAQLSVVHLTGAGSAVEEPSGAVR, via the coding sequence GTGAAGCCCCTCGACCCGCGGCTGCTGCGCCACGCGAGCGCGGTCCGGCCGTTCGTCCTCGCCTGCGCCGCACTGGGCGTGCTGACCGCGATGCTGGTGCTCGCCCAGGCGGAGCTGCTGGCGAAGACGATCACCTGGGCCTTCCTCGACGGGCTGGCGGTCCGGGACCTGCTCGTGCCGCTCGGCATGCTCGTCCTGGTCGTGCTCGCCCGGGCCGGGATCACCTGGTTGTCGGAGACGACCGCCCACCGCGCCGCCGCCCGGGCGCTGTCGCAGCTGCGCGACACCGTCATCACGGCCGCGCTGCGGATCGGGCCGCGCCGGGCGGACCGCTCCCCCGCCGAGATCGCCGCTCTCGCCACGCACGGCGTCGACCGGCTGGAGGGCTACTTCGCCCGCTACCTGCCGCAGCTGCTGATCGCGGCGGTCGTCCCGCTCGTCGTGGGTACGCGGATCCTGTTCGCCGACTGGATCGCCGCGGTCGTCGTCGGCCTGACCGTGCCGCTCATCCCGGTCTTCATGATCCTCATCGGCGTTTACACCCAGCGCGACGTCCGGCGGCAGTGGCAGACGCTTTCCGTGCTGGGCAACCACTTCCTGGACCTCGTCGCCGGACTGGCCGAGCTGACGGCGTTCGGCCGCGCGCGGGCGCAGCTCCGGTCCCTGCGGGAGATCACCGAGAAGTACCGCTCGCACACGATGCGGACCCTGCGGGTCGCGTTCCTCTCCGCACTCGCCCTCGAACTGCTGGCCACGCTGTCGGTCGCCCTCGTCGCGGTGTCGATCGGCCTGCGCCTGCTGGCCGGCGAGCTCGACCTGCGGACCGCGCTGGTCGTGCTGATCCTCGCGCCGGAGGTCTACCTGCCGCTGCGCGCGGTCGGCGCGCGGTTCCACGACAGCGCCGAGGGTCTCGCCGCCGCCGAAGAGATCATCGCGCTCGCCGGCACGCCGTCCGGCGACCACGGCACCGGCGTCGTGCCCGACCTGGCGCGCACCGCGGTGCGCTGCGAAGACGTCACGGTCGACGGCCGGTCCGGGCCGATCCTCGACGGCTTCAGCCTGCGCCTGCCGCCCGGCGAGATCGTCGGCGTGACCGGGCCGAGCGGGGCGGGCAAGTCGACGCTGCTCGACCTCCTGCTCGGCTGGCGCCGGCCCGACGCCGGGCGGATCCTGGTGGGCACCACCGACCTGGCCGGCATCGGCCGCGCCACCTGGCACCGTCACCTGGCGTGGGTGCCGCAGCAGCCCCACCTGGTGGCCGGGACGGTCGCCGCGAACATCCGGCTGGGTTCTCCCGGCGCCACCGACGACGCCGTGCTCGCCGCCGCCGACACCGCCGCCCTCGACGTTCCGCTGTCCACTGTGGTCGGAGAGCTGGGTGCCGGGCTGTCGACCGGGCAGCGCCGCCGCGTGGCGCTGGCCCGGGCGGTGCTGCTCGACCGGCCGCTGATCCTGCTCGACGAACCCACCGAGGGCGTCGACGCGGAGACGGAGGCGGCCATCCTGGAGCGGCTGCCCAAGGTGCTCGCCCGGCGGACCGCCGTCATCGTCAGCCACCACCCCGCGGTGCTGGCGCACTGCGACCGCGTCGTTTCCCTGGGCGGCGCGATCCCGGCGGCGGATTCACCGGCCGCGGCCGCCCGGCCGGCGGTGCGCGCCACCTCGCCGGCCGCCACCAAGACGTCCACTGTGGACTTCGACGGCCCGAAGTGGCGGCCGTTGCTCGGCGCGATCCGGCCCCACCGGCTGCGCTTGGCGCTGGCCTGCCTCGCCTCGACCGCCGCGCTGGGCTGCGGGGTCGCGCTCACCGCGACGTCGTCGTGGCTGATCGCCAGCGCGGCGTTGCACCCTCCCGTGCTGAGCCTGGTGGTCGCGATCGTCGCGGTGCGCACCTTCGGCTTGGCCAAGGGGATCTTCCGCTATGCCGAGCGGCTGCTGTCCCACGACGTCGCCCTCCGCGCGCTCGCCGAGCTGCGGGTGCGGGTGTGGGCACAGCTCGTCCGGCTCGGGCCGGCCGGCACCGCCCGCCTGCGGCGCGGCGACCTGCTGCACCGGCTGGTGTCCGATGTGGACAGCCAGCAGGACGTCCTGGTGCGGGGGCTGGTGCCCGGCGTGTCGACCTTCGCGGTCCTCACCGCGACCGCGGTCACCCTCGGCGTGCTCTTGCCCGGCGCCGGCTTCGCGGCTGCTCTGGGCCTGACCGTCGCGGGGGTGGTGGCCCCGGTGGTGGCGGCGCTGGCGGCCCGCCGGGCCCAGCGCGAAACGGCCCGGTTGCGCGCGGAGCTCACGGCGGGGACGGTCGAGCTGCTCCAGGCGTCGGCCGACCTGATCGCCCACGACGCGGCCGACCGGCGGCACTCACGACTGCGCGAGCTCGACTTCGCCGTGACGTCCCGGCAGCGCCGCTCTGCGGCCTGGCGCGGACTGGGTGGCGGGATGGCCACCCTCGGCGTCGGGCTGACGTCGATCGCGTGCCTGACGCTGGGCATCGCGGCCGCGGTCCCCGGCCCCACGCTCGCCGTGCTCGCCCTGGTGCCGCTGGCGACGGCCGAACTGGTGGCCGGCCTGCCGGAGGCGGCGCAGCGGTTGCTCGGGGCTTCCGGTTCCGCGCGCCGCCTGGCCGAGCTGGACGCACTCGCCGCGCCGCACACCACCGCCACCGCGGCCGCGCCGCCCGCGGCCGAGCTGGCGGCGCAGCGGCTGTCGGTCCGCTGGCCGGCAGCTCCGGCCGACGCGGTCCGGAACGTCGACCTGCGCATCGGCCACGGCCGCCGGATCGCGCTGACCGGCCGCTCGGGCGCGGGCAAGAGCACGGTGCTCGCCGCGCTGATGCGCTACCTGGACCCGTCCGCCGGCCGCGTCCTGCTCGACGACACCGACACACTGCGCTGCGACGGGGATTCGGTCCGGGACCGGATCGCCTGGTGCGGGCCGGAGACGCACCTGTTCGACAGCACGCTGCGCGAGAACCTCCGCCTGGCCAGGCCCGCGGCGCCCGATGCCGACCTGCGGGCCGCACTGGAGCTGGCCCAGCTGGGCGCTTGGCTCTCGCGGCTACCGGACGGCCTGGACACGGCACTGGGCACCCACGGAACCCCGGTCTCCGGCGGGGAGCGCCAGCGCATCGGCGTGGCCCGGGCGTTGCTGTCGGACCGCCCGATCCTGCTGCTCGACGAGCCGACGGCCCACCTGGACGCGCCCACGGCAGCGGCGCTGGCGGACGACGTGCTGGCCGCGACCGAGGGCCGGTCCACGCTGGTGGTCACCCACCGGCCCGCGGAATTCGCCCAGTTGTCGGTGGTGCACCTGACCGGCGCCGGCAGCGCTGTCGAAGAGCCGTCCGGGGCCGTGAGGTGA
- the cydB gene encoding cytochrome d ubiquinol oxidase subunit II — protein MALTDIWFLLIAVLWTGYFVLEGFDFGVGTLLRVLGHDDTDRRVLVNTIGPVWDGNDVWLLVAGGATFAAFPLWYSSLFSGFYLALLLVLVALILRGVAFEFRGKIDSPRWRNTWDWVIVFGSAAPALLWGVAFGNIVHGVPLDAQHHFTGTFFTLLNPYALLGGLATLSLFTFHGAVFLTLKTTDALRDRARTLSRPLGGAAIVFGGVFLGYTAIEHGGWSWLTSLVAALLLAAGVLFAAGDRDGLAFASTAGAIIAVTFTLFWSLYPNVLPSTTDPAFSLTTTNASSTHYTLQIMTWVAVAFTPIVLAYQAWTYWVFRKRISRASIPAGGGLPAGRR, from the coding sequence ATGGCCCTCACCGACATCTGGTTCCTGCTCATCGCGGTCCTCTGGACCGGCTACTTCGTCCTCGAAGGCTTCGACTTCGGCGTCGGCACGCTGCTGCGCGTCCTCGGCCACGACGACACCGACCGCCGGGTCCTCGTCAACACGATCGGCCCCGTCTGGGACGGCAACGACGTCTGGCTGCTCGTCGCCGGCGGCGCGACGTTCGCCGCGTTCCCGCTCTGGTACTCGAGCCTGTTCTCCGGCTTCTACCTGGCGTTGCTCCTGGTGCTGGTCGCGCTGATCCTGCGCGGCGTCGCGTTCGAGTTCCGCGGCAAGATCGACAGCCCGCGCTGGCGGAACACCTGGGACTGGGTGATCGTCTTCGGTTCCGCCGCACCCGCGCTGCTGTGGGGCGTCGCGTTCGGCAACATCGTCCACGGCGTCCCCCTCGACGCCCAGCACCACTTCACCGGCACCTTCTTCACCCTGCTCAACCCGTACGCGCTGCTCGGCGGGCTGGCCACGCTCAGCCTGTTCACCTTCCACGGCGCGGTCTTCCTCACGCTGAAGACGACCGACGCCCTGCGCGACCGCGCCCGGACGCTGAGCCGCCCGCTCGGCGGCGCCGCGATCGTGTTCGGCGGCGTGTTCCTGGGCTACACGGCGATCGAACACGGCGGCTGGTCCTGGCTGACGTCGCTGGTCGCGGCGCTGCTGCTGGCCGCGGGTGTGCTGTTCGCCGCGGGCGACCGCGACGGGCTCGCCTTCGCGAGCACCGCCGGCGCGATCATCGCCGTCACCTTCACGCTCTTCTGGTCGCTCTACCCGAACGTGCTGCCCTCGACGACCGACCCCGCCTTCAGCCTGACCACGACGAACGCGTCCTCGACGCACTACACCCTGCAGATCATGACCTGGGTGGCGGTCGCGTTCACCCCGATCGTGCTGGCCTACCAGGCCTGGACGTACTGGGTGTTCCGCAAGCGGATCAGCCGCGCCTCGATCCCCGCCGGCGGCGGCCTGCCCGCGGGCCGCCGGTGA
- a CDS encoding cytochrome ubiquinol oxidase subunit I: protein MSALDIARWQFGITTVYHFIFVPLTIGLSFLVAGMQTAWVRTGNDKYRRMTKFWGKLFLINFAMGVATGIVQEFQFGMNWSDYSTFVGDIFGAPLAIEGLLAFFLESTFLGLWIFGWDKLPKKLHLATIWIASIGTVLSAYFILAANSWMQHPVGSVVNPATGRAELKDFGAVLTNSTAVGAFAHTLTACFLTAGMFVVGISAWQLRKGTSADVYRPSMKLALVTVLIASLGVIVTGDLQARLMTEQQPMKMAAAEALYDTVAPASFSLFTIGSLDGSQEKFSIRVPGVLSFMATGKFDGRVEGINNLQAQEQQAYGPGDYRPDIPVTYWTFRLMIGFGFLCLLISLVGLWLFRRGRTPRARWFFPVATAGVALPFLANSVGWIFTEMGRQPWSVFGVLKTADSVSPTVSAGTVLTSLIVFTVLYGVLAVVDGVLMVRYAKAGPPPPEAPSEDTDSDEPRPAAFAY from the coding sequence ATGAGCGCCCTGGACATCGCCCGATGGCAGTTCGGGATCACCACCGTGTACCACTTCATCTTCGTCCCGCTGACCATCGGGCTGTCCTTCCTGGTCGCCGGGATGCAGACGGCCTGGGTGCGCACCGGGAACGACAAGTACCGCCGGATGACGAAGTTCTGGGGGAAGCTGTTCCTCATCAACTTCGCCATGGGCGTGGCGACCGGCATCGTGCAGGAGTTCCAGTTCGGGATGAACTGGTCGGACTACAGCACGTTCGTCGGCGACATCTTCGGCGCGCCGCTGGCCATCGAAGGGCTGCTGGCGTTCTTCCTCGAGTCGACCTTCCTCGGGCTGTGGATCTTCGGCTGGGACAAGCTGCCGAAGAAGCTGCACCTGGCCACGATCTGGATCGCCTCGATCGGCACGGTGCTCTCGGCCTACTTCATCCTCGCCGCCAACTCCTGGATGCAGCACCCGGTCGGCTCCGTCGTGAACCCCGCGACCGGCCGCGCGGAGCTCAAGGACTTCGGTGCCGTGCTCACCAACTCCACCGCCGTCGGCGCGTTCGCCCACACCCTCACCGCGTGCTTCCTCACCGCCGGCATGTTCGTCGTGGGCATCAGCGCGTGGCAGCTGCGAAAAGGCACGAGCGCCGACGTCTACCGGCCGTCGATGAAGCTCGCGCTGGTCACCGTCCTGATCGCGAGCCTCGGCGTCATCGTCACCGGTGACCTGCAGGCCCGGCTGATGACCGAGCAGCAGCCGATGAAGATGGCCGCCGCCGAAGCGCTCTACGACACCGTCGCGCCCGCGTCCTTCTCGCTGTTCACCATCGGCTCGCTCGACGGCTCGCAGGAGAAGTTCAGCATCCGCGTGCCCGGCGTGCTCTCCTTCATGGCCACCGGGAAGTTCGACGGCCGGGTCGAGGGCATCAACAACCTCCAGGCCCAGGAGCAGCAGGCCTACGGGCCCGGCGACTACCGGCCGGACATCCCGGTCACGTACTGGACGTTCCGCCTGATGATCGGCTTCGGCTTCCTCTGCCTGCTGATCTCGCTGGTGGGCTTGTGGCTGTTCCGCCGCGGCCGCACCCCGCGCGCCCGCTGGTTCTTCCCCGTCGCGACCGCCGGGGTCGCCCTGCCGTTCCTGGCCAACAGCGTCGGCTGGATCTTCACCGAGATGGGACGGCAGCCGTGGTCGGTGTTCGGCGTGCTGAAGACCGCCGATTCGGTGTCGCCCACCGTCTCCGCGGGCACCGTGCTGACGTCGCTGATCGTGTTCACCGTGCTCTACGGCGTCCTCGCGGTCGTCGACGGCGTGCTGATGGTCCGCTACGCCAAGGCCGGGCCGCCGCCGCCCGAAGCACCCAGCGAAGACACCGATTCCGACGAGCCGCGCCCCGCGGCGTTCGCCTACTGA
- a CDS encoding response regulator transcription factor, which translates to MLRVFLVDDHEVVRRGVADLLDEDENLTVVGQAGSVSQALARIPALNPDVAVLDVRLPDGNGIELARELRSKLPELKCLMLTSYTDEQAMLDAVMAGASGFVIKDIKGMDLVSAVLDVGAGKSLLDAHAAAALMAKLRDSQAKKGPLADLSDQERKLLELIGEGLTNRQISERMFLAEKTVKNYVSRLLTKLGMERRTQAAVLATELRNQNG; encoded by the coding sequence ATGCTCCGCGTGTTTCTGGTCGACGACCACGAGGTCGTCCGTCGTGGCGTCGCCGACCTGCTGGACGAGGACGAGAACCTCACAGTGGTCGGCCAAGCCGGCAGTGTGTCGCAGGCGCTGGCCCGCATCCCGGCGCTGAACCCCGACGTCGCGGTGCTCGACGTGCGCCTGCCGGACGGCAACGGCATCGAGCTGGCCCGTGAGCTGCGGTCCAAGCTGCCCGAGCTCAAGTGCCTGATGCTGACGTCCTACACCGACGAGCAGGCGATGCTCGACGCGGTGATGGCCGGGGCCAGCGGGTTCGTCATCAAGGACATCAAGGGCATGGACCTGGTCTCGGCGGTCCTCGACGTCGGCGCGGGCAAGTCCCTGCTCGACGCGCACGCGGCCGCCGCGCTGATGGCCAAGCTGCGGGACAGCCAGGCGAAGAAGGGCCCGCTGGCGGACCTTTCCGACCAGGAGCGGAAGCTGCTGGAGCTGATCGGCGAGGGCCTGACGAACCGCCAGATCTCGGAGCGGATGTTCCTGGCCGAGAAGACGGTGAAGAACTACGTGTCGCGCCTGCTGACCAAGCTGGGCATGGAACGGCGCACGCAGGCCGCGGTGCTGGCCACCGAGCTGCGCAACCAAAACGGCTGA
- a CDS encoding DUF3644 domain-containing protein, with the protein MFDLPSFAEGLMAPRPRFLHMVDASRDEAQLAVRLYNDPGEVRSFEGFVVHMHLAWLYLLHAELSRDAVDFRYWRTKGRARRLERIDGEPKRWDLATAREQQALAAAVGGQSQALLLNYEEEVTGQFGLGASLATRLRFPVFIGSFTDEGERALRRLRSQLPAQLRTFIAEYDAGSDDSVARDPRYDFRLRVFQELAPKDPDALAVQFTCFDDLTEEQREAVEAIGRKGYVVVREHKRPVVGHGLLKPTQAAQAVQNRIPFCFTTAQFTKAWKKHRQARARVRHRSGVPVVARNGTQGQGDRCVGGATASERYAVLETSGPTARGSDHALGMTQYR; encoded by the coding sequence TTGTTCGACCTGCCGAGCTTCGCGGAGGGACTCATGGCACCGCGGCCACGTTTCCTGCACATGGTCGACGCCTCTCGCGATGAGGCCCAGCTGGCTGTGCGCCTGTACAACGATCCGGGGGAAGTCCGTTCTTTCGAGGGCTTCGTCGTCCACATGCACCTTGCCTGGCTGTATCTGCTGCACGCCGAACTCTCGCGGGACGCCGTCGACTTCCGGTACTGGCGCACCAAGGGGCGCGCTCGGCGCCTCGAGCGCATCGACGGTGAGCCGAAGCGCTGGGACCTGGCCACCGCCCGCGAGCAGCAAGCGCTCGCTGCCGCCGTGGGCGGTCAGAGCCAAGCCCTCTTGCTCAACTACGAGGAGGAAGTCACCGGCCAGTTCGGCCTCGGCGCTTCCCTCGCGACCCGCCTGCGGTTCCCGGTCTTCATCGGCAGCTTCACCGACGAAGGCGAGCGTGCTCTGCGCCGGTTGCGCTCGCAACTTCCGGCTCAGCTGCGCACGTTCATCGCGGAGTACGACGCCGGATCGGACGACTCGGTCGCCCGTGACCCGCGCTATGACTTTCGGCTGCGGGTTTTCCAGGAGCTCGCACCGAAGGACCCGGACGCGCTTGCCGTTCAGTTCACCTGCTTCGACGATCTCACCGAAGAACAACGCGAAGCAGTGGAGGCGATCGGCAGGAAAGGGTACGTCGTAGTCCGAGAACACAAACGGCCCGTTGTCGGACACGGCTTGCTGAAACCGACTCAGGCTGCGCAGGCCGTCCAGAACCGTATTCCGTTCTGCTTCACCACGGCTCAGTTCACGAAGGCGTGGAAGAAGCATCGCCAAGCTCGCGCGCGAGTGCGCCACCGAAGCGGGGTTCCGGTCGTTGCTCGAAATGGCACCCAAGGACAAGGAGACCGGTGCGTGGGTGGGGCCACCGCCTCCGAACGCTACGCCGTCCTGGAGACGAGTGGCCCCACCGCCCGCGGAAGCGACCATGCGCTCGGCATGACCCAGTACCGCTGA
- a CDS encoding Acg family FMN-binding oxidoreductase: MTLPITSIGLLDADQVKSVIGAAVLAPSTHNTQPWRFRCGPAGLELHADPDRALPVADADQRELLLSCGAALFNLRTAIQALGAHPATTLFPRRDDPTLLALVRPFGARRPDPRVVELADAIPRRHTNRTPFEEGVIPPSVVAELRHAAEVEQAWLPRLDAKQLEGLRELVHKAHHVQLGNPAFLAEWQYWTARTPDTRDGVPEYAAGAMPSNNGGWVLRDFGARPRGRTDHSEPLVVVIGSFDDGPADRVRAGQAMQRVLLTATAAGLDASFISQPVEVPAIRAELRQLLGGGLWPQIVLRLGRGAPVPWTPRRSLDDVLLAKA, encoded by the coding sequence ATGACACTACCCATCACTTCGATCGGCTTGCTGGACGCCGATCAGGTGAAGTCCGTGATCGGCGCCGCGGTCCTCGCGCCGTCGACGCACAACACGCAGCCCTGGCGGTTCCGCTGCGGTCCCGCCGGCCTCGAGCTGCACGCCGATCCGGACCGCGCCCTGCCGGTGGCCGACGCCGACCAGCGGGAACTCCTGCTTTCCTGCGGCGCCGCGCTGTTCAACCTGCGCACCGCGATCCAGGCGCTCGGTGCGCACCCGGCGACGACGCTGTTCCCCCGGCGCGACGACCCGACACTGCTGGCTTTGGTGCGGCCGTTCGGGGCCCGCCGACCCGACCCGCGCGTGGTCGAGCTGGCCGACGCGATCCCGCGCCGGCACACGAACCGGACCCCGTTCGAGGAGGGCGTCATCCCGCCCTCGGTGGTCGCCGAGCTGCGCCACGCCGCCGAGGTCGAACAGGCCTGGCTGCCGCGCCTGGACGCGAAGCAGCTGGAAGGCCTGCGGGAGCTGGTGCACAAGGCCCACCACGTCCAGCTCGGCAACCCGGCCTTCCTCGCCGAGTGGCAGTACTGGACCGCACGGACCCCGGACACCCGCGACGGCGTCCCCGAGTACGCGGCCGGCGCAATGCCGTCGAACAACGGGGGCTGGGTCCTGCGCGACTTCGGGGCCCGGCCGCGGGGCCGGACCGACCACTCCGAGCCCCTGGTCGTGGTCATCGGCTCCTTCGACGACGGCCCGGCCGACCGGGTCCGGGCGGGCCAGGCGATGCAGCGCGTCCTGCTGACGGCGACCGCCGCGGGACTCGACGCGTCGTTCATCTCCCAGCCGGTCGAGGTCCCGGCCATCCGGGCCGAGCTGCGTCAGCTGCTCGGCGGCGGCCTCTGGCCGCAGATCGTGCTGCGGCTGGGCCGGGGGGCGCCGGTCCCGTGGACACCGCGACGCTCGCTGGACGACGTCCTGCTGGCCAAGGCTTGA
- a CDS encoding GAF domain-containing protein, translating into MAGTLSGLRLRELLRDLQDRIELLIGTRDKMDGLLDAVLAVASGLELDTTLRRIVQAAIELGEAKYGALGVLAEDGSLAEFLYLGIDDETRQLIGDLPAGHGVLGVVIEEAKPLRLAEISEHPASVGFPAHHPPMHTFLGVPVRVRNEVFGRLYLTEKKNGEPFTDDDEVVVQALAAAAGIAIENAHLYEQARIRQQWLAATSEVTTELLGGTDPAEALNLIASRALELTGSDVTMLALPNSGRLDVDEDWGDDVDDLTVTVCAGTQAAELSGTRIDIEDSVPGAVYRDRTPRSVPELALRAHRFGPAMVVPLRAGDRTTGVLIAAREAGAGSFESAQLSVVASFADQAALALQLAAQQRAARELDVLGDRDRIARDLHDHVIQRLFAVGLSMQSTQRRTKSPDLQKRLGDSIEQMHEIVQEIRTAIFDLHGGAAGETGLRLRHRLHDAVAELTDDAPLQPTVSMSGPIDTLPSPLAEQVEAVVREAVSNAVRHAGASSVVVSVAVQDHVIRVVVVDDGKGLAEGISPSGLGNLRDRAEAAGGTFALGRGPEGGVKVEWSAPVG; encoded by the coding sequence ATGGCGGGAACGCTGTCCGGGCTGCGGCTGCGCGAGCTGCTGCGCGACCTGCAGGACCGCATCGAGCTGCTGATCGGCACCCGGGACAAGATGGACGGCCTGCTCGACGCCGTCCTGGCCGTCGCGTCCGGATTGGAGCTGGACACGACGCTGCGGCGCATCGTGCAGGCGGCGATCGAGCTGGGCGAGGCGAAGTACGGCGCGCTCGGCGTCCTGGCCGAGGACGGCAGCCTGGCCGAGTTCCTCTACCTCGGCATCGACGACGAGACCCGGCAGCTCATCGGCGACCTCCCGGCCGGTCACGGAGTGCTGGGTGTGGTCATCGAGGAGGCGAAGCCGCTGCGGCTCGCGGAGATCTCCGAACACCCCGCTTCGGTCGGCTTCCCGGCCCACCACCCGCCGATGCACACCTTCCTCGGTGTTCCGGTGCGTGTGCGGAACGAGGTGTTCGGTCGGCTTTACCTGACCGAGAAGAAGAACGGGGAACCGTTCACCGACGACGACGAGGTCGTCGTGCAGGCACTGGCCGCGGCGGCCGGTATCGCGATCGAGAACGCGCACCTCTACGAGCAGGCGCGGATCCGGCAGCAGTGGCTGGCCGCGACCAGTGAGGTGACGACCGAGCTGCTGGGCGGCACGGACCCGGCCGAGGCGCTGAACCTGATCGCGAGTCGCGCGCTGGAGCTGACCGGCTCGGACGTGACGATGCTGGCGCTGCCGAACTCCGGGCGCCTCGACGTCGATGAGGACTGGGGTGACGACGTCGACGACCTGACGGTCACCGTGTGCGCGGGGACGCAGGCCGCCGAGCTGTCGGGAACGCGCATCGACATCGAGGACAGCGTCCCGGGCGCGGTGTACCGGGACCGGACGCCACGCAGCGTGCCCGAGCTGGCCCTGCGCGCCCACCGATTCGGGCCCGCGATGGTCGTCCCGCTGCGGGCGGGTGACCGGACGACCGGGGTCCTGATCGCGGCGAGGGAGGCCGGGGCGGGCTCGTTCGAGTCGGCGCAGCTGTCCGTGGTGGCGTCGTTCGCCGACCAGGCAGCACTGGCCCTGCAACTGGCGGCGCAGCAGCGGGCCGCGCGTGAGCTGGACGTGCTCGGCGACCGCGACCGGATCGCCCGCGACCTGCACGACCACGTGATCCAGCGGCTGTTCGCGGTTGGGTTGTCGATGCAGAGCACCCAGCGCCGCACGAAGTCGCCGGACCTGCAGAAGCGGCTCGGCGACAGCATCGAGCAGATGCACGAGATCGTCCAGGAGATCCGGACCGCGATCTTCGACCTGCACGGCGGCGCGGCGGGGGAGACCGGCCTGCGCCTGCGCCACCGCCTGCACGACGCGGTCGCCGAGCTGACCGACGACGCCCCGCTCCAGCCGACGGTCAGCATGTCCGGCCCGATCGACACGCTGCCGTCGCCGCTGGCCGAGCAGGTCGAGGCGGTGGTGCGCGAGGCGGTGAGCAACGCGGTGCGCCACGCGGGCGCGTCGTCGGTGGTGGTGTCGGTCGCGGTGCAGGACCACGTGATCCGCGTCGTGGTCGTCGACGACGGCAAAGGACTGGCGGAAGGCATCTCACCGAGCGGGCTGGGCAACCTGCGGGACCGGGCCGAGGCCGCCGGCGGCACGTTCGCGCTGGGCCGCGGTCCGGAGGGCGGCGTGAAGGTGGAGTGGTCGGCCCCGGTCGGCTGA
- a CDS encoding Hsp20/alpha crystallin family protein, translating to MTTLVPGSRLALPSIAAWLDNPWPFAEHNPVRIEESTEDGKYLVRAELPGFDPEKHISVTTHNGLLTIAAEREAKEQTEGRSEFYYGTFSRTVSLPAGADPAKVKATYTDGILEISMPVSEHPRDKHVKIQVTKD from the coding sequence ATGACCACCTTGGTGCCGGGCTCACGCCTGGCGTTGCCGAGCATCGCGGCGTGGCTGGACAACCCCTGGCCGTTCGCCGAGCACAACCCGGTCCGGATCGAGGAGTCCACTGAGGACGGAAAGTACCTCGTGCGGGCCGAACTGCCCGGCTTCGACCCGGAGAAGCACATCTCCGTGACCACGCACAACGGTCTGCTCACCATCGCCGCCGAACGGGAGGCGAAGGAGCAGACGGAGGGCCGCAGTGAGTTCTACTACGGCACCTTCAGCCGCACGGTCAGCCTGCCGGCCGGGGCCGACCCGGCCAAGGTCAAGGCGACGTACACCGACGGCATCCTCGAGATCTCGATGCCGGTTTCGGAGCACCCGCGCGACAAGCACGTCAAGATCCAGGTCACCAAGGACTAG